The following proteins come from a genomic window of Pyxidicoccus sp. MSG2:
- the ruvX gene encoding Holliday junction resolvase RuvX — translation MRTMGLDLGTKTIGVAVSDGLGLTAQGVTTVRRTSLKADLAALATLAKEHEVSRVVLGLPLNMDGSEGPRAEASRKFADTLGTALGVPVELWDERLSTVAATRTLLEADVSRARRREVIDQVAAQFILQGWLDAHRPPDSGYHADDDYDSES, via the coding sequence ATGCGGACCATGGGCCTGGACCTGGGCACCAAAACCATTGGAGTGGCCGTCTCGGACGGACTGGGCCTGACGGCCCAGGGCGTCACCACCGTGCGGCGCACCTCACTCAAGGCGGACCTCGCCGCCCTCGCCACCCTCGCGAAGGAGCACGAGGTGAGCCGGGTGGTGCTCGGCCTGCCGTTGAACATGGATGGCAGCGAGGGCCCCCGCGCGGAGGCCTCCCGCAAATTCGCGGACACGCTGGGCACCGCGCTGGGCGTCCCCGTCGAGCTCTGGGACGAGCGGCTGTCCACCGTCGCCGCCACGCGCACCCTGCTGGAGGCGGACGTCAGCCGTGCGCGCCGCCGCGAGGTCATCGACCAGGTGGCCGCCCAGTTCATCCTCCAGGGATGGCTGGACGCCCACCGCCCGCCCGACTCCGGCTACCACGCGGACGACGACTACGACTCGGAGTCGTGA